AAATCATAACCAATTTAGGAGGAATGTTGATGCGTCATTATGTGTCTACTAGTCAAAAAGGAATTAATCGAGACTCACTGCCATTTAAACTATATGAGAAGGCTAAAAAATTTGGAACTTGGGATCCTAACAACATTGATTTTAGTAAAGATAAAGCTGATTGGGAATCATTAAATATGGACCAGCAAGATACACTTCTTCAACTAATTTCCTTTTTTTACGGTGCTGAAGAGGCCGTAACCCATGATATTCTTCCACTTATTTATGCAATTTCAAAAACAGGACAATATGAGGAAGAAATGTATTTAACAACCTTTTTATTCGAGGAAGCGAAACATGCAGACTTTTTTAGTCTTCTGTTACAAAACATCGGTATTAAACGAGATTTAAATTCTTTTCTTTCACCTGTTTATAGAAAGGTATTTGATGAAATATTGCCAGAAACGATGGGCCGCTTATTACATGACCAATCTCCTGAAGCCATTGCGGATGCCTCCGTTGTTTATAATATGTTCGCAGAAGGAGTACTTGCTGAAACCGGGTATTGGGATTTTTATGAGAGTTTAGCTAAAATTAAAAAAATGCCTGGCCTCTTAGAAGGGATTACCCATATTAAAAGAGACGAGTCAAGGCACATCGGATTTGGAACCTTCCTATTACAACGTCTTATTTCTGAGAATCCACATTTATTAGACCGTATTTTAAATAAACTCCAAGGATTAATGCCAATTGCAATCGAATTGAGTGAAACGATGCGATTTGAAGAAGTAAGTCCATTTGGTGTAAAAAAATCAGATAGTCAAGCTTTTATGGCCAAACAATTGAATGCAAGGATAGAAGTGTTGAAGCGAGCTCAAGGTAAAAGCTTAGACGAGATTTACCGTACGGAAATTATTTTTGAATAATTAAAAGTCAAGGTGGAAAAGCCACTCCAAAACAGTTTCTTTGGATATTTAATAATTATTGATTTGGCGCAAGAATTGAATAACGATGGACTGTTTCAGCAGTCCATTTTTCTTGTTCTTTAAGCAGTATCAGCAAAAGCCTTAAGCCGTAAAACAGATACATTATGGTGTATTGAAGATAACATGTGTATACAAAACGTTGGATTCAAATTACTGCTGCACACCCAAAAAGCCCTGCCCTTTGATGAACAAGGTTGGGGCTTGTTTTCTGTATAGATTTCGAATTCAACCTAATGACTATTATGAAGAAGCAGATGCTATTTTTTCTTTAAATGCCCTCATTTTTTCTGTCGTGTCATTAGTTAACTGCTTTATTTTTTCCACATCTGATTGATCCTTTTTTATTTCAGCGATGAGTGGATAAAGACTTTCTTCGATGTTTTTATAATCTACAGGGTGCTGTTCCTCAACTTGTTTTTCTATTGAATCCCAACTTTCTTCCAGGTCTTTACCTGTTGTTTGGATTTGCTCGGTATTTTCAGACTCTGTTTCTATATTGGCTTTAAGTTCCAGCAGTGAAATGATCACTTCTTCGCTACCGCTTGAAAGAAAAGCTGGCATGTCTTCACTTGTTGCCTCTTCCACAGTCTGCTTTTCTGGTTGTTCTGTTAATTCAGTTTGCTCTTCATTGGCTTTTTCATCGTTAACATTAGAGCTGCAGCCAGCTGTCATTAAAAGCATAAAAATCATCACCACTAAAAAACAACTAAATTTTTTCATTTTAATCCACCCCTGGACATACTATTTTTATCTTTCATCTGTTCAAAAATATG
This sequence is a window from Brevibacillus sp. JNUCC-41. Protein-coding genes within it:
- a CDS encoding R2-like ligand-binding oxidase, coding for MRHYVSTSQKGINRDSLPFKLYEKAKKFGTWDPNNIDFSKDKADWESLNMDQQDTLLQLISFFYGAEEAVTHDILPLIYAISKTGQYEEEMYLTTFLFEEAKHADFFSLLLQNIGIKRDLNSFLSPVYRKVFDEILPETMGRLLHDQSPEAIADASVVYNMFAEGVLAETGYWDFYESLAKIKKMPGLLEGITHIKRDESRHIGFGTFLLQRLISENPHLLDRILNKLQGLMPIAIELSETMRFEEVSPFGVKKSDSQAFMAKQLNARIEVLKRAQGKSLDEIYRTEIIFE